The Cygnus olor isolate bCygOlo1 chromosome 2, bCygOlo1.pri.v2, whole genome shotgun sequence genome contains the following window.
CGCAGCTCCAGCGTCTGCAGGTGCTGGAAGCGGGCGAGGGCGGCCACCGAGCGCCGCGACCAGTCGAAGGGCAGCTTGGCGCGGGCCAGCCCCGGCGCTTTGCggctcagcagctccagcagcgccTGGAAGTGGCTCAGCTGCTCCAGCTtggcggcgccgggcgggcgggggccggggggctgcagggggctgagGGTCCAGTCGAGCTCCAGCTCGCGCAGCTCGCCGCAGCGCACGCTCTCCAGGAAGCCCCGCAGGAACTCGGCCCAGCCGGCCTCGCGGTCGCCCAGGTCGAAGCTGGCGCGCAGCAGGCGCGGGCTGGCGCGGCGGGCGGCCAGGTGGAAGGCGTAGCGCcgcacccagccctgccagcgcGCGAAGGCGGCGCCGGAGTCGTCCTCGGCCTCGGCCAGCGCCGCCGGGGCGCCGGTGAAGTCGGCCACGCGCCAGAGGCGGGGCGAGCGCATGAGGCGGCTCCAGGCGCCGCACACCAGCGCGGCCCCGCACTTCTCCTCCGgtgagaggaaggagaagacgTGGAGCTGGCAGTCCTGCGGCAGGCGGCTGAAGGGGAAGGTGCCCGcgtcactgctgtcactgctgtcacttctgTCACTGCTGTGACCTCTGTTGTTGCTGCCACCTCTGTTGCTGGTATAGCCTGGGTCACTGCCATCACCTCTGTTGCTGGTGCCCCTTCTGTCACCGGTGTTGCTTCTGTCACTGGTGTCACCTCTATCACTGGTGTGACTGCTGCCTCCTCTGTCATTGCTGTTGCTTCTGTCACCGGTGCCAACTCTGTCACTGGTGCCACTTCTGTCACTGATGTCACCTCTATCACTGGTGTGACTGCTGTCTcctctgtcactgctgtcacctCTGTCACCGGTGCCAACTCCGTCGCTGGTGCCAACTCTGTTGCTGCTGTGACCTCCGTCGCTGCCCTCACCGCCGCCGCCTCTGTCACTGCTGCCACCTCCGTCCCCCGTGCCCTCTCCGTCACTGCTCTCGCGCCGCCGCCGTTTCCTTCTGTGGGCCATGGCGGCCTCCGGGGGCTGTCCCCgggccctgggggggggcagcgccaTCAGGGGGGTCCTGACCCGACCCCCGGCCACCCCCCAACCatggggaccccccccgccccccaccccccggaTCGggcccccctccccccagtaggtcccccctttcccttcccccctcccctccccctcccggTTCGCCCCCCCCtaccctgtgccccccccccccccgtcggTACCGGCCGTCACCCTCCCCGCCGCCACTTCCGGCCCCGCCCCGTGACGTCACGGGCGGGGGAGCAGCGagttggggctggggggggcagaacgccaccggggggggggcgggggaagcgagcgccccctggcggcggGTGGGGGCTGGAGGAATTGGGGGGGCACCCagggcatggggggggggggcagcctgaatttgggggggggacaccccaaATCTGCTGGGGAAACCCCAAACGTGGGGGGAACCCcaaaacgggggggggggcaccccaaaCTGGGGGGGCATCCCCCAAacctgggggggggacacacccTAATCCTGCTACGGACACCCCAATTTTGGGGGGGACGCCCCAAACCTGGGGGGGTGACATCCCAAACCTGGAGGGGGGACACCCCAAATTGGGAGGGGACACCTAAAACCTAAATGGGACACCCAAaaacctgggggggggggacgggacgaCATACCCCAATCCTGCTACGGACACCCCAGTTTTGGGGGGGACACACCCCAAATTTGGGCGGGACACCCCAAACCTGTGACACCCCaaatattttgggggaaaacGCAAACCTCCAGGGGACACCCCCAAACCTGCAGGGGAGGACATCCCAAACCtgccaccgccccccccccccccaaaacccatcCTCATTTGCCCCCCCCCTCGGTCCCTTCCCCGCCaccacggggctggggacaccggggacaCCGCAGCCACCGGGGCCATGGGGTGTCCCGGTGCCgtgggactggggggggggggggacaccacCGGGGTGCTGCCGTGTGTCACACGCgctgtccccctgtccccccccccagcccagcaccgcaTGTCCTTGTCCCCCGCACTGACGGTGTCCCGGTGTCCCCGGTCATGGCTTGGGGACACCGGtggctggggacacggggacccGGTGGCAGTGCCACCCCCCGCCCCTCTGGGGACAGGACGGGGACACACGTGGAACCCCCTTGGGACAGGGGGAGGACacggggtgtgtgtgtggggggggacaGCTCCGTCCCGGTGCCCCAGCCCCAAGTGACGACACAGATGCAGCCTCAGCGCGGATTCAGCTCCTTGTTCACACaccggggggggcacgggggacatcggggagggagggggggggtccccatCACCCCCACCCCATGGGCTCAGGGACGCTAGGGACACCGGGATCCCAATCACCCCCGCCCCACGGACTTATCCCCATCACCCCCACCCCACAGACTCAAGGACGACGGGTACACCGGGATCCCAATCACCCCCGCCCCACGTCCTGGGGGGGCTTTGGGCACCCCGTGGCCACCCCGCTCACCCCCCGACCACATCCCCGAGCCCTTGGGCATCCCTGCaaccccccagctcccccggggccccgcggcggagcagcggcagcagctCGTGGCTGAGCTCGTAGCGCCGGCCCCGCCAGGCGAAGTGGGTGGGCGGCCGCCCGGCCCCCTCGCCGTACTCGAAGGCCTGGCTCCATTCGGCGGCCAGCGCCGAGCCCACCAGCCCCACGCCGCCGGCGCGGGCGGGCGCCGGGTGGTAGAGGCGCCCGTTGTcgggcagcagggccaggcgcGGCGGCTCGAAGGGCACGGCCAGGCGCCGGCCGCCGCCGCAGTAGGAGAGCAGCGGGGGCTCGGCGTCGGCGTCGTTGGCGGCGGGCAGCAGGCGGGTGAAGACCACGGGCCGGTCCTCGCAGCGCACGAAGTTGCGCTCGCGGCCGCAGGGCGAGACGTAGGGGAAGGCGGCCTCGTAGCGCCCGCTGCGGTTGGGCCGCAGGCGCTCGAAGAAGAAGGTGAGGAAGCGCTCGTCTGCGGGCGGTCGTGAGCGTCAGAGCTCGTTAATTACCGATTAACCAACGGCGTTACCGTCAGGGTGCGTTCGTTAGCGGTTAGCCAATGGCGTTAGCGTCAGGGTGCGTTAATTACCGATTAACCGATGCTGTTAGCGTCGGGGTGCGTTAATTAGCCATTAACCAACAGCATTAGCATCAGGGGCGCGTTACTTAGCGATTAACCAACGGCATTACCGTCAGGGTGCGTTAATTACCGATTAACCGACGGCGTTAGTGTCAGGGTGCATTACTTAGCGGTTAACCAATGGCGTTAGCGTCAGGGTGCGTTAATTAGCGATTAACCGACACCATTAGCGTCAGGGCTCGTTAATTAGCGGTTCACCGACGCCGTCCCGCCCCCCGTGCCCACCTTTGAAGCAGGTGATGAAGTTCTTCACCTTGGCGTCATCCAGGAAGAGCTGCGGCACCGCCACGGCTCCGGTGGGCGGCTGGGGTCCCGCTCAGCCCCCACGGGGCCGTCGGGTTCCCCAGGgtcccccccccaggcccccccatTTCCCCCAGGCCCTTTGGTTCCCCCCCACTACCCCTGGTTCCCCCAAATTCTCCCCAGTTTCCCCCAGTCCCCCCAGTTTCCCCCAGTCCCCCCAgtttccccctttcccccccgTTTCCCTCAATCCCCACaatctccccccacccccccgttTCCCCCATTTCCCTCGGTTCCCCCCCAACATCCCCCCAattgcccccagccccccactcccccccattcccccaatCTCCCCCCGGTCCCCCCATTTCCCCGTCTCCCCCTTTCACCCCAgtctccccacccctcccatTTCCCCCGTTTTCCTCAGTCCCCtccaacgcccccccccccccctttctcctcAGCCCCTCCAATTCCCCCTGGCCTCCCAATTCCCCCTGGCCCCCCCAGtttccctcagcccccccaaTTTCCCTCAGCTCCCTCCATCCCATTATCCCCATTTCCCCCCAttcccccaaccccccccatttcccccaTTTCCTTCACTTCCCCCCAACGCCCCCCCAGTTCCCCATGGCCCCCCCAAtttccctcagccccccccatcccccccatTCCCCTAATTTCCCCTTAGCCCCCCATTTTCCCCActccccccattccccccaacccccccattcccctcaccccccccaacgccccccctttccccccagccccctctaTTCCCCCAGACCCCCCAATTCCCCCAACCCCCCGCATTCCCCCCCAATTTCCCTCTacccccccattcccccctaTTATTCCCATTTCCCTCACTCCCCCCAAcacccccctttccccccagaCCCCAATTCCCTCTGGCCCCCCAAtttccctcagccccccccaatttccctcagccccccccagtttccctctgccccctccGTTCCCCCCATTATCCCCACTCCCCCCCAAttcccccaaccccccccccccccattcccctcACTTTCCCCCAACACCCCCCAATTCCCCCTGGCCCCCCAATTCCCCCCAAtttccctcagcccccccatccccccccattcccccaatTTCCCCTTAGCCCCCCATTTTCCCCActccccccattccccccaaccccccccatTCCCCTCACTTTCCCCCAACaccccccctttccccccagccccccccaatTCCCCCTGGCCCCCCAATTCCCCCCAAtttccctcagcccccccatccccaccatTCCCCCAATTTCCCCTTAGCCCCCCATTTTCCCCActccccccattcccccccctttccccccagccccccccccaattccccccggcccccctattcccccacccccccgcatTCCCCCCCAAtttccctcagcccccccattccccccaacccccccccgtTTCCCTcactccccccagcccccccgtttcccccccgacccccccagcccccccgttCCCCACCTGCCCGCGGTGGTCGATGTAGTAGAAGTACTCCCTGGTGCCGGGCTCGGGGCGCTGCCCCTGCCGGTACCCGCAGGCCGCGgcccgcagcagccccgggcGCATGGCGCCGGCCGGACGGGCACCGCGGCGGACACCGGAAACGGAAGTGCCCCGAGCTTCCGGGTCCGGCACCGGAAAAGGGACCGGAGGGGAAACGGAGCCCAGAGGGAGCCTATAGGGAGCCCATAGGGAGCCTGTAGGGACAGTGCGGGGCTCCGGGCACCCCGTGGTCAACCAGGAAGTCCCTGCGCACCCCTATAGATTCCCATACGCACCCTATGTGCCCCTATAGGCAGCCATACATCCACGGGGCACCCCTATAGATAAGCGTATATCCCCTACGTGCCCCTGTAGACAGCCATACACCTGCTAGGCATGCCTATAGATACGTGTGCATGCCCTGTGTGCCCTCTATAGGCACCCATACACCTGCTGGGCACACCTATAGATATGTGTATATGTCCTTTTTGCCCCCTACAGGCACCCGTACACCCCCTAGGCACCCCTATAGATATGCGTATATCCCCTATGTGCCCCTATAGACACCCATACACCTGCTGGGCACACCTATAGATACATGTACATGTCCTGTGTGCCCCCTGTATGCACCCATGCACCCCCTGGGCACCCCTATGGGTATGTGCACACCCCCTATGTACCCCTATACACACCCATGCACCCCCTAGGCACCCCTATAGATACATGTACATCCCCTGTGTGCCCCTTATAGACACCTGTGCAGTCCTTGGGTACCCCTATAGATACATGTACCTCCCCTAAGTGCCCCTATAGACACCCATACACCCCCCTGGGCACCCCTATGGATATCCACACATCTACGTGCCTCTATAGGCAGCCATACACCTGCTCGGCACACCTATAGATACATGTACATCCCCTACATGCCCCCTAAAGACACACATACACCCCCTGGGCACCCCTATAGATACACGTACATCCCCTACATACTGCTATAGAGACCCATACACCTGCTGGGGACACCTATAGATACATGTACGTGCCCTATGTGCCCCTATAGGCACCCATACACTCCCTGGCCACCCCTATGGATAGCCACACATCCCCTATGTGCCCCTACAGGCATCCATACGTCCCCTAGGCACCCCTATAGATACATATACATCCCCTGTGTGCCCCCAATAGGCACCCATACTCCCCCTGGGCACCCCTATAGATATGTGTATATCCCCTACATGCCCCTACTATATCTCCTGCCCCTATATCCCCTACACCCCCTGGGCACCCCTATGGATACCCGCACAGCCCTTATGTGCCCCTATAGGCACCCATACACTCCCTGGCCACCCCTATGGATAGCCACACATCCCCTATGTGCCCCTACAGGCATCCATACGTCCCCTAGGCACCCCTATAGATACATATACATCCCCTGTGTGCCCCCAATAGGCACCCATACTCCCCCTGGGCACCCCTATAGATATGTGTATATCCCCTACATGCCCCTACTATATCCCCTGCCCCTATATCCCCTACACCCCCTGGGCACCCCTATGGATACCCGCACAGCCCTTATGTGCCCCTATAGGCACCCATACACTCCCTGGCCACCCCTATGGATAGCCACACATCCCCTATGTGCCCCTACAGGCATCCATACGTCCCCTAGGCACCCCTATAGATACATATACATCCCCTGTGTGCCCCCAATAGGCACCCATACTCCCCCTGGGCACCCCTATAGATATGTGTATATCCCCTACATGCCCCTACTATATCCCCTGCCCCTATATCCCCTACACCCCCTGGGCACCCCTATGGATACCCACACAGCCCTTATGTGCCCCTATAGGTACCTATACACCCCCTAGGCACCCCTATAGATACATGTACATCCCCTGTGTGCCCCTTATAGACACATGTGCAGTCCTTGGGCACCCCTATAGATATGTGTACATCCCCACTATGCCCCCTACAAGCAGCCATACACCCCCTGGGCACCCCCACAGTCACCCATACACACACCCTGTGACCCCTGTATACACCATACACACTCCTATGTACACCCATACCCGTCCTGTGCTTCCTATATACACTGACACAGCCCTGTGTGCCCTATAGACACCCATGCACACACCCTGTAGACACCCATACACACCCATGCACCCTATGGACACCCATACTCCCCCCCAAAGTGACCCTTATATTCACCCACACACCCCTGGTGACCCCTATAGACACCCATGCACACACCCAGTGCCCCCTATATATGCCCCACACTCCCTTGTGCCCCTATGTACACCCACACCCTTCTGCACTCCCCTTTATACACCAGTAGGGCCCCCTATGACCCCTGTATACACCCCTATATACACCCACaccctccctgtcccccccccactCCTATACACACCCTATAGATCCTGTGGGGTTGGAGGGGATGACACCACATACACCTCTGCACACCCTACAGAGGCTGTATAGCACAGGCCCATCTTCCACCCCCCTCTATAGGGCTGTACGGGGCCCTATACATCCTCGCGGGCACCCACCCCTATATGGCAGCCCTATAGCCCCTATAGGGTCACCAGGCAGTCCTGCTCTGGGGCACCCCGTTCCCAGGCCGGGCCATTGATCTGCTCCAGAGTGAACGGGGCAGAGGAGAGGCCGTGTCCATACGTAGCTTTATTCACACAACATGGAGTCGCCTCTACATGTCCATGCGGCGTAATTACAGAGTTCCTCGGGTAACGAGtggcacggggcgggggggggggggcccccgCTCGTCCCCACCACTCCCCTCcgcgcccgcagcccccctcgGGGCTGggagtggtttgggttttgttcctctctttttttttttttttttagtgttttcacCGTAATAAATTAAAAACGCAGcgctgaaaagaaaaaaaaaaaaaggggggggggggggggaaggggataaaaagaagggggggggaaaaaaaaggggaaaaaaaaaagaaagagaaaatcaatATATAAAatccaggggaaaaaagggggaaaaaaagggggaaaaaaaaagaaagagaaaatcaatATATAAAAtccagtggggaaaaaaactcaacaaataaaacaaaacaaaacaaaataaaataaaataaaataaaattaaagagtTTACAACAATGAGAACAAAATCCGGGTGCCCAAACCCGGGGGACCGTGGCCGCTTACAAAAATCTCTGTACAACTTCTGTccgagctggggggggggggtccccgccgccgcccctgctgcccccagctggGGACAACGCGGTGGCCCCCGGGGCGAGGAGgaggggcgggcggcggcgatAAAATAGCATCTGCAATTAAAACTATCTCGTTAGCAAACGTTTCTATGTAATATCTCTCTTTATAGCTCTATACACTCTGACTGGCCTgggccccctcccccccccgaaATGcgtgtcgtcccccccccccccccacaaggTGGTCGCCGGATGGAGCAGAAGGCACTTGCTCGCTGGCGACGCCGTGGTGGCCCTGGGGGGACGCGTTGGGGGGTCCTCGGGGACAGGCGGTGGTGGCCGGGGGGGCAAACTGGGAGGAGGTGGTGGGCACCGGGGTGGGGTTTGTGGGACCAGGAGGAGCTGATGGGTGCTGAGATGGGTCCAGAAGGACCAGAGGTGGTGGGGTCCAAGATGGGTCCAGAAGGACCAGGAGGAGCTGACGGGTGCCAAGTTGGGTCCAGAAGGACCAGGAAGAGATCGTGGGTGCCAAGATGGTTCCAGAAGGACCAGGAGGAACTGATGGGTGCCAAGATGGGTCCATAAGGACCAGGAGATGGGCTCCAAGGCAGGGCCAGCAGAGACGTCAGGTGCCAAGATGGGGCCAGATGGACCAGGGGATTTTGGATGCCAGGATGTGccaggcagggccaggagcGGCTGACAGGCGCTGAGATGGATCTGGAAGGACCAGGAGGAGATCGTGGGCACCAAGATGGGGTGGGAAGGACCAGGAGGAGCTGATGGGTGCCAAGGTGGGGTACGGAGGGACCAGGAGGAGGTGATGGGCGccaagatcacagaatcacagaatatcctgcattggaagggacccataatCGAGTCCacctcctggctccacacaggaccacccaaaaaccagaccATGTCCAAACGCTCCTTGACCTCCTTCAGGCTCGGTGCCCTAaccacgtccctggggagcctgtcccagtgctcgaccacctctgggtgaagaacctttccctcacacccagcctgaccctcccctgtcccagctccatgccggTCCCTCcggtcctgtcgctgtccccagagagcagagctcagcgcctgcccctccgcttccctcgtgagggagctgcaggccgccatgaggcctcccctcggcccgctctgctctgggctgaacaaaccaagggacctcagctgctcctcacacctCTTCCCCTCAGTACCAGGAGGAGATGATGGGTGCAGAGGTGTCTGGGGTCAAGATGGGTCCTCTGGGGCCGAGTGTAGATGATGGGTA
Protein-coding sequences here:
- the LOC121065049 gene encoding uncharacterized protein LOC121065049; this translates as MAHRRKRRRRESSDGEGTGDGGGSSDRGGGGEGSDGGHSSNRVGTSDGVGTGDRGDSSDRGDSSHTSDRGDISDRSGTSDRVGTGDRSNSNDRGGSSHTSDRGDTSDRSNTGDRRGTSNRGDGSDPGYTSNRGGSNNRGHSSDRSDSSDSSDAGTFPFSRLPQDCQLHVFSFLSPEEKCGAALVCGAWSRLMRSPRLWRVADFTGAPAALAEAEDDSGAAFARWQGWVRRYAFHLAARRASPRLLRASFDLGDREAGWAEFLRGFLESVRCGELRELELDWTLSPLQPPGPRPPGAAKLEQLSHFQALLELLSRKAPGLARAKLPFDWSRRSVAALARFQHLQTLELRYFWGFRGVRPEALRELAAALPRLKTLVLHLLVPVQDLGTSYALESRSLEVLDVWRCRGLVFSRLELPALRALRVRKRTRGLILQRRARLALQSRWRCLYALLRAGAPGLRLLNNRALLPHWRERPYDELEAMLRRACYCPRHADTWLL
- the C2H8orf82 gene encoding UPF0598 protein C8orf82 homolog; this translates as MRPGLLRAAACGYRQGQRPEPGTREYFYYIDHRGQLFLDDAKVKNFITCFKDERFLTFFFERLRPNRSGRYEAAFPYVSPCGRERNFVRCEDRPVVFTRLLPAANDADAEPPLLSYCGGGRRLAVPFEPPRLALLPDNGRLYHPAPARAGGVGLVGSALAAEWSQAFEYGEGAGRPPTHFAWRGRRYELSHELLPLLRRGAPGELGGCRDAQGLGDVVGG